In one Pseudomonas marginalis genomic region, the following are encoded:
- the rnr gene encoding ribonuclease R encodes MADWQSLDPEAAREAEKYENPIPSRELILAHLADRGSPASREQLVEEFGLTTEDQLEALRRRLRAMERDAQLIYTRRGTYAPVDKLDLILGRIAGHRDGFGFLIPDDGSDDLFMSPAQMRLVFDGDRALARVSGLDRRGRREGVIVEVVSRAHESIVGRYFEEGGIGFVVPDNPKVQQEVLITPGRNGAAKVGQFVEVKITHWPTARFQPQGDIVEVVGNYMAPGMEIDVALRTYDIPHVWPEAVLKEAAKLKPEVEEKDKEKRIDLRHLPFVTIDGEDARDFDDAVYCEAKPGKLRLFSGGWKLFVAIADVSSYVKIGSALDNEAQVRGNSVYFPERVIPMLPEQLSNGLCSLNPKVDRLAMVCEMTISKTGEMTDYQFYEAVIHSQARLTYNKVSTILEQPKTSEAKALRGEYGHVVPHLKQLYALYKVLLGARHVRGAIDFETQETRIVFGSERKIAAITPTTRNDAHKLIEECMLAANVATAEFLKKHEIPALYRVHDGPPPERLEKLRAFLGELGLSLHKGKDGPTPKDYQALLASIKDRPDYHVIQTVMLRSLSQAVYSADNQGHFGLNYEAYTHFTSPIRRYPDLLTHRAIRSVIHSKQNTPHVKRAGAMTIPKARIYPYDEAALEQLGEQCSMSERRADEATRDVVNWLKCEFMKDRVGESFPGVITAVTGFGLFVELTDIYVEGLVHVTALPGDYYHFDPVHHRLAGERTGRSFRLGDTVEVQVMRVDLDERKIDFGMPDKPAEAPGRKKRGSETTAPASKGKGAPAKAAVAEPAPAKAGRRPAAKDKAPEAYRPSDAAAKNAELRKSRELKQQLLNEAKSGGKAASGGKSQGAEKPSSKPSKHRKGPPKAGSAPAKSGGSRKPKAKS; translated from the coding sequence ATGGCCGATTGGCAGTCCCTCGATCCCGAGGCCGCTCGTGAAGCGGAAAAATATGAAAACCCTATTCCTAGCCGCGAACTGATCCTGGCGCACCTCGCCGATCGGGGTTCGCCTGCTAGCCGTGAGCAGTTGGTCGAAGAGTTCGGTCTGACCACCGAAGACCAGCTCGAAGCCCTGCGCCGCCGCCTGCGTGCCATGGAGCGCGATGCTCAACTGATCTACACCCGCCGTGGCACCTACGCGCCCGTGGATAAGCTCGACCTGATCCTCGGCCGCATTGCCGGCCACCGTGACGGTTTCGGCTTCCTGATCCCGGATGACGGCAGTGATGACCTGTTCATGAGCCCGGCGCAAATGCGCCTGGTGTTCGATGGCGACCGTGCCCTGGCGCGGGTTTCCGGACTGGACCGTCGTGGTCGCCGTGAAGGCGTGATCGTCGAAGTGGTGTCCCGTGCCCACGAGTCCATCGTCGGCCGCTACTTCGAAGAAGGCGGTATCGGCTTTGTTGTGCCGGATAACCCGAAGGTCCAGCAGGAAGTGCTGATCACCCCGGGCCGCAATGGCGCTGCCAAGGTCGGCCAGTTCGTCGAGGTGAAAATCACCCACTGGCCGACTGCGCGCTTCCAGCCCCAGGGCGATATTGTAGAAGTGGTCGGCAACTACATGGCGCCGGGCATGGAAATCGACGTCGCGCTGCGTACCTACGATATTCCTCACGTCTGGCCTGAGGCTGTGCTCAAGGAAGCCGCCAAGCTCAAGCCGGAAGTCGAAGAAAAGGACAAGGAAAAACGCATCGACCTGCGCCATCTGCCGTTCGTCACCATTGACGGTGAAGATGCCCGCGACTTCGACGATGCGGTCTACTGCGAAGCCAAGCCCGGCAAGCTGCGTCTGTTCTCCGGCGGCTGGAAGTTGTTCGTCGCGATTGCCGACGTTTCCAGCTATGTGAAGATCGGTTCGGCCCTGGATAACGAGGCCCAGGTACGCGGCAACTCCGTGTATTTCCCTGAGCGCGTGATCCCGATGCTGCCTGAGCAGCTGTCCAACGGCCTATGCTCCCTGAACCCGAAAGTCGACCGTTTGGCCATGGTTTGCGAGATGACTATCTCGAAAACCGGCGAAATGACCGATTACCAGTTCTATGAAGCGGTGATCCACTCCCAGGCGCGCCTGACCTACAACAAGGTCAGCACCATCCTGGAACAGCCGAAAACCAGCGAAGCCAAGGCGTTGCGTGGCGAGTACGGGCATGTGGTGCCGCACCTCAAGCAGCTGTACGCGTTGTACAAAGTGTTGCTGGGTGCCCGTCATGTGCGTGGCGCGATCGATTTTGAAACCCAGGAAACCCGGATTGTCTTCGGTTCCGAGCGCAAGATCGCCGCGATCACCCCGACCACCCGTAACGATGCGCACAAGCTGATCGAGGAATGCATGCTGGCGGCCAACGTGGCCACCGCTGAATTCCTGAAAAAGCACGAAATCCCTGCGCTCTACCGTGTGCACGATGGCCCGCCACCGGAGCGCCTGGAAAAACTGCGCGCGTTCCTCGGCGAGCTGGGCCTGTCCCTGCACAAAGGCAAGGACGGCCCGACGCCGAAGGACTACCAGGCACTGCTGGCCAGCATCAAGGACCGTCCGGATTACCACGTGATCCAGACCGTGATGCTGCGCTCCCTGAGCCAGGCGGTGTACAGCGCCGATAACCAGGGCCACTTCGGCCTGAATTACGAGGCGTATACCCACTTCACCTCGCCGATTCGCCGTTATCCGGACCTGCTCACGCACCGCGCAATCCGCAGCGTGATCCATTCCAAGCAGAACACCCCGCACGTCAAGCGCGCCGGTGCCATGACCATTCCGAAGGCGCGGATCTATCCGTACGACGAAGCGGCCCTGGAACAGTTGGGCGAGCAGTGCTCCATGAGCGAGCGCCGCGCCGACGAAGCCACCCGCGATGTGGTGAACTGGCTCAAGTGCGAGTTCATGAAGGACCGCGTGGGCGAGTCGTTCCCAGGTGTGATCACCGCCGTGACCGGCTTTGGCCTGTTCGTCGAGCTGACCGACATCTACGTCGAAGGCCTGGTGCACGTCACCGCCTTGCCGGGTGACTACTACCACTTCGACCCTGTGCACCACCGCCTGGCGGGTGAGCGTACCGGTCGCAGTTTCCGTTTGGGCGATACCGTGGAAGTGCAGGTCATGCGCGTCGATCTCGACGAGCGCAAGATCGACTTTGGCATGCCTGACAAGCCCGCCGAAGCGCCGGGCCGTAAAAAGCGTGGCAGCGAGACGACCGCGCCTGCAAGCAAAGGCAAAGGCGCTCCCGCCAAAGCGGCAGTTGCAGAGCCCGCTCCAGCCAAGGCCGGGCGCCGTCCAGCAGCCAAGGACAAAGCACCCGAGGCCTACCGCCCAAGCGACGCGGCGGCGAAAAACGCCGAACTGCGCAAGAGCCGTGAGTTGAAGCAGCAGTTGCTCAACGAAGCCAAAAGCGGTGGTAAAGCGGCGTCTGGGGGAAAGTCCCAGGGGGCGGAAAAGCCGTCGAGCAAGCCAAGTAAACACCGTAAAGGCCCGCCAAAAGCGGGTTCGGCCCCCGCGAAAAGCGGCGGGTCGCGCAAACCTAAGGCCAAGTCATGA
- the rlmB gene encoding 23S rRNA (guanosine(2251)-2'-O)-methyltransferase RlmB, whose amino-acid sequence MSLEKIYGVHAVEALLRHHPKRVKQVWLAEGRSEPRVQALVELATQNKVAIGQAERREMDVWVEGVHQGVVADVSPSQVWGEAMLDELLDRTEGAPLLLVLDGVTDPHNLGACLRSADAAGALAVIVPKDKSATLTPVVRKVACGAAEVIPLVAVTNLARTLEKLQQRGLWVVGTAGEAEVSIYDQDLTGPTILIMGAEGKGMRRLTREHCDYLVHLPMAGSVSSLNVSVATGVCLFEAQRQRGAKAKAKK is encoded by the coding sequence ATGAGTCTGGAAAAAATCTACGGCGTCCACGCCGTAGAAGCACTGCTGCGTCACCACCCTAAGCGCGTCAAGCAAGTCTGGCTGGCCGAAGGTCGCAGCGAGCCGCGCGTACAGGCGTTGGTCGAGTTGGCCACCCAAAACAAAGTCGCCATCGGCCAGGCCGAACGGCGTGAAATGGACGTGTGGGTCGAAGGCGTCCACCAGGGTGTGGTGGCGGACGTCAGTCCGAGCCAGGTCTGGGGCGAAGCGATGCTCGATGAGCTGCTCGACCGTACCGAAGGTGCACCGCTGCTGCTGGTGCTGGACGGCGTGACCGACCCGCACAACCTCGGCGCGTGCCTGCGCTCGGCCGATGCTGCGGGTGCGCTGGCGGTGATTGTGCCTAAGGACAAGTCGGCTACCTTGACGCCGGTGGTGCGTAAAGTCGCCTGTGGCGCGGCGGAAGTGATTCCGCTGGTGGCCGTGACCAACCTGGCGCGCACCCTGGAGAAACTCCAGCAGCGCGGCCTGTGGGTCGTGGGCACGGCGGGAGAGGCCGAGGTCAGCATTTATGACCAGGACCTCACCGGCCCGACCATCCTGATCATGGGAGCCGAAGGCAAGGGCATGCGTCGCCTGACCCGTGAACATTGCGATTACCTGGTGCACCTGCCGATGGCCGGTAGCGTCAGCAGCCTGAACGTGTCGGTTGCGACCGGCGTGTGCCTGTTTGAGGCCCAGCGTCAGCGTGGTGCCAAGGCCAAGGCGAAGAAGTAA
- the rpsF gene encoding 30S ribosomal protein S6, which translates to MRHYEIIFLVHPDQSEQVGGMVERYTKLIEEDGGKIHRLEDWGRRQLAYAINNVHKAHYVMLNVECTGKALAELEDNFRYNDAVIRNLVIRREEAVTGQSEMLKAEENRSERRERRDRPEHEGADSADSDDSDSSDNADE; encoded by the coding sequence ATGCGTCATTACGAAATCATCTTTTTGGTCCACCCGGATCAAAGCGAGCAAGTCGGCGGCATGGTTGAGCGTTACACCAAGCTGATCGAAGAAGACGGCGGCAAAATCCACCGTCTGGAAGATTGGGGTCGTCGTCAACTGGCCTACGCAATCAACAATGTTCACAAGGCTCACTACGTGATGCTGAACGTTGAGTGCACCGGCAAGGCCCTGGCCGAGCTGGAAGACAACTTCCGCTACAACGATGCAGTGATCCGTAACCTGGTCATCCGTCGCGAAGAAGCCGTTACCGGCCAATCCGAGATGCTCAAGGCTGAAGAAAACCGCAGTGAGCGCCGTGAGCGTCGCGACCGTCCTGAGCACGAAGGCGCTGATAGCGCTGATAGTGATGACAGCGACAGCAGCGATAACGCTGACGAGTAA
- the rpsR gene encoding 30S ribosomal protein S18, with protein MARFFRRRKFCRFTAEEVKEIDYKDLNTLKAYVSETGKIVPSRITGTKARYQRQLATAIKRARFLALLAYTDSHGR; from the coding sequence ATGGCACGTTTCTTCCGTCGTCGTAAGTTTTGCCGCTTCACCGCTGAAGAAGTGAAGGAGATCGACTACAAAGATCTCAACACTCTGAAAGCCTACGTATCCGAGACCGGCAAAATCGTTCCAAGCCGTATCACCGGTACCAAAGCACGTTATCAGCGTCAGCTGGCTACCGCTATCAAGCGCGCCCGCTTCCTGGCCCTGCTGGCCTACACCGACAGCCACGGCCGCTGA
- the rplI gene encoding 50S ribosomal protein L9, which produces MQLILLEKVANLGNLGDKVNVKAGYGRNYLLPYGKATAATAANLAAFEERRAELEKAAADKKASAETRAAQLAELEVTITATAGDEGKLFGSIGTHDIADALTASGVEVQKSEVRLPNGTIRNVGEFDVAVHLHAEVEATVRVVVVAA; this is translated from the coding sequence ATGCAACTGATCCTTCTGGAAAAAGTCGCCAACCTGGGCAACCTGGGCGACAAAGTGAACGTTAAGGCCGGCTACGGTCGTAACTACCTGCTGCCATACGGCAAAGCCACCGCTGCAACCGCTGCCAACCTGGCTGCGTTTGAAGAGCGTCGCGCTGAGCTGGAAAAAGCAGCGGCAGACAAGAAAGCTTCGGCTGAAACTCGCGCTGCCCAACTGGCTGAGCTGGAAGTGACTATCACTGCCACCGCCGGTGACGAAGGCAAGCTGTTCGGTTCGATCGGCACCCACGACATCGCTGATGCACTGACCGCCTCCGGCGTTGAAGTGCAGAAGAGCGAAGTTCGTCTGCCGAACGGCACCATCCGCAACGTAGGCGAATTCGACGTAGCCGTGCACCTGCACGCCGAAGTTGAAGCCACCGTACGCGTTGTCGTGGTAGCAGCTTAA
- the dnaB gene encoding replicative DNA helicase encodes MNDISAPEQYDLQTAALKVPPHSIEAEQAVLGGLMLDNNAWERVLDQVSDGDFYRHDHRLIFRAIAKLADQNSPIDVVTLAEQLDKEGQTSQVGGLGYLGELAKNTPSVANIKAYAQIVRERATLRQLIGISTEIADSAFNPEGRTAAEILDEAERQIFQIAEARPKTGGPVSVNDLLTKAIDRIDTLFNTDNAITGISTGYTDLDEKTSGLQPSDLIIVAGRPSMGKTTFAMNLVENAVLRSDKTVLVYSLEMPGESLIMRMLSSLGRIDQTKVRAGRLEDDDWPRLTSAVNLLNDRKLFIDDTAGISPSEMRARTRRLVREHGDIALIMIDYLQLMQIPGSSGDNRTNEISEISRSLKALAKEFNCPVVALSQLNRSLEQRPNKRPVNSDLRESGAIEQDADVIMFVYRDEVYHPETEHKGIAEIIIGKQRNGPIGFIRLAFIGKYTRFENLAPGSYNFDDDE; translated from the coding sequence ATGAACGATATTTCAGCTCCTGAGCAATACGATCTGCAAACCGCTGCCCTGAAGGTGCCGCCGCATTCCATCGAGGCCGAACAGGCCGTGCTCGGTGGCCTGATGCTGGACAACAACGCCTGGGAACGCGTGCTGGATCAAGTCTCGGACGGTGATTTCTATCGTCATGACCACCGCCTGATCTTCCGTGCCATCGCCAAGCTGGCCGACCAGAACTCCCCAATCGACGTGGTGACCCTGGCCGAGCAGTTGGACAAGGAAGGCCAGACCTCCCAGGTCGGTGGCCTGGGCTACCTGGGTGAACTGGCAAAAAACACGCCGTCCGTCGCCAACATCAAGGCCTATGCCCAGATCGTTCGCGAGCGCGCCACCCTGCGCCAGTTGATCGGCATCAGCACCGAAATCGCCGACAGCGCCTTCAACCCCGAAGGTCGCACCGCCGCCGAAATCCTTGACGAAGCCGAGCGCCAGATCTTCCAGATCGCCGAAGCGCGCCCGAAAACCGGCGGCCCGGTCAGCGTCAATGACCTGTTGACCAAGGCCATCGACCGCATCGACACCTTGTTCAACACCGACAACGCCATCACCGGTATTTCCACCGGCTACACCGACCTCGACGAGAAGACCAGCGGCCTGCAGCCGTCCGACCTGATCATCGTCGCCGGCCGTCCATCCATGGGTAAGACCACCTTTGCGATGAACCTGGTGGAAAACGCCGTGTTGCGCAGCGACAAGACCGTACTGGTGTACTCCCTCGAGATGCCAGGCGAATCGCTGATCATGCGTATGCTGTCGTCCCTCGGCCGTATCGACCAGACCAAGGTGCGTGCCGGTCGCCTGGAAGACGACGACTGGCCGCGCCTGACCTCGGCGGTCAACCTGCTCAACGACCGCAAGCTGTTTATCGATGACACCGCCGGTATCAGCCCGTCCGAGATGCGTGCACGTACCCGCCGCCTGGTACGTGAGCACGGCGACATCGCCCTGATCATGATCGACTACCTGCAGTTGATGCAGATCCCGGGTTCCAGCGGCGATAACCGGACTAACGAAATTTCCGAAATCTCCCGGTCACTCAAGGCCCTGGCCAAGGAATTCAACTGCCCGGTGGTGGCACTGTCCCAGCTCAACCGTTCCCTGGAACAACGCCCCAACAAGCGCCCGGTGAACTCCGACTTGCGGGAATCCGGAGCGATCGAGCAGGATGCCGACGTGATCATGTTCGTGTACCGCGACGAGGTGTATCACCCCGAGACCGAGCACAAAGGCATTGCCGAGATCATTATCGGCAAGCAGCGTAACGGCCCGATCGGCTTTATCCGCCTGGCGTTCATCGGTAAATACACGCGCTTCGAGAACCTGGCGCCGGGCAGCTACAACTTCGACGACGACGAATAA
- a CDS encoding YgiQ family radical SAM protein, with protein MQTAKPLFDYPKYWAECFGPAPFLPMSREEMDQLGWDSCDIIIVTGDAYVDHPSFGMAIIGRLLESQGFRVGIIAQPNWQSKDDFMKLGEPNLFFGVAAGNMDSMINRYTADKKIRSDDAYTPGGMAGKRPDRASLVYSQRCKEAYKNVPIVLGGIEASLRRIAHYDYWQDRVRNSILIDATADILLYGNAERAIVEVAQRLSWGHKIEDITDVRGTAFIRRDTPAGWYEVDSTRIDRPGKVDKIINPYVNTQDTQACAIEQEKGPVDDPEEAKVVQILASPRMTRDKTVIRLPSVEKVRGDAVLYAHANRVLHLETNPGNARALVQKHGEVDVWFNPPPIPMTTEEMDYVFGMPYARVPHPAYGKEKIPAYDMIRFSVNIMRGCFGGCTFCSITEHEGRIIQNRSEESIIREIEEIRDKVPGFTGVISDLGGPTANMYRIACKSPEIESACRKPSCVFPGICPNLNTDHSSLIQLYRSARALPGVKKILIASGLRYDLAVESPEYVKELVTHHVGGYLKIAPEHTEEGPLNQMMKPGIGSYDKFKRMFEKYTKEAGKEQYLIPYFIAAHPGTTDEDMMNLALWLKGNGFRADQVQAFYPSPMATATAMYHSGKNPLRKVTYKSDAVTIVKSEEQRRLHKAFLRYHDPKGWPMLREALTRMGRADLIGPGKDQLIPLHQPSTDSYQSARRKNSTPAGSHKVAKETTTKILTQHTGLPPRGSDGSNPWDKREQAKAAAQARNKQAAKERSDAAKGKGGKPARKPVVPR; from the coding sequence ATGCAAACAGCCAAGCCGTTATTTGACTATCCCAAGTACTGGGCCGAATGTTTCGGCCCTGCGCCATTCCTGCCGATGAGCAGGGAGGAGATGGATCAGCTTGGCTGGGATTCGTGCGACATCATCATCGTCACCGGTGATGCCTACGTGGACCACCCGTCATTCGGCATGGCCATCATCGGCCGGCTGCTGGAGTCCCAGGGCTTCCGCGTCGGGATCATTGCGCAGCCGAACTGGCAGTCCAAAGACGACTTCATGAAACTGGGCGAGCCGAACCTGTTCTTCGGCGTCGCGGCCGGCAACATGGACTCGATGATCAACCGCTACACCGCCGACAAGAAAATCCGTTCCGACGACGCCTACACCCCAGGCGGCATGGCCGGCAAACGCCCGGACCGCGCCAGCCTGGTGTACAGCCAGCGTTGCAAGGAAGCCTACAAGAACGTGCCGATCGTACTCGGCGGCATCGAAGCATCCCTGCGCCGCATCGCCCACTACGACTACTGGCAGGACCGCGTGCGCAACTCGATCCTGATCGACGCCACCGCCGATATCCTGCTGTACGGCAACGCCGAGCGGGCTATCGTCGAAGTCGCCCAGCGCCTGTCGTGGGGCCACAAGATCGAAGACATTACCGATGTGCGCGGCACCGCGTTCATCCGTCGCGATACCCCAGCCGGCTGGTACGAAGTGGATTCCACGCGTATCGATCGCCCGGGCAAGGTCGACAAGATCATCAACCCGTACGTCAACACCCAGGACACCCAGGCCTGCGCCATCGAGCAGGAAAAGGGGCCGGTCGATGATCCGGAAGAAGCCAAGGTCGTGCAGATCCTGGCCAGCCCGCGCATGACCCGCGACAAGACCGTGATCCGCCTGCCCTCGGTGGAAAAAGTCCGTGGCGACGCCGTGCTCTATGCCCACGCCAACCGCGTGCTGCACCTGGAAACCAACCCAGGCAACGCCCGCGCCCTGGTGCAGAAGCACGGCGAAGTGGACGTGTGGTTCAACCCGCCGCCCATTCCGATGACCACCGAAGAAATGGACTACGTGTTCGGCATGCCTTACGCCCGTGTTCCGCACCCGGCGTACGGCAAGGAGAAGATCCCGGCCTACGACATGATCCGTTTCTCGGTGAACATCATGCGTGGCTGCTTCGGCGGCTGCACCTTCTGCTCGATCACCGAGCACGAAGGGCGGATCATCCAGAACCGTTCCGAAGAGTCGATCATTCGCGAAATCGAAGAGATCCGCGACAAGGTGCCGGGCTTCACCGGTGTGATCTCCGACCTCGGCGGCCCGACTGCGAACATGTACCGCATTGCCTGCAAGAGCCCGGAAATCGAATCCGCGTGCCGCAAGCCGTCGTGCGTGTTCCCCGGTATCTGCCCGAACCTGAACACCGACCACTCGTCGTTGATCCAGCTGTATCGAAGCGCCCGTGCATTGCCGGGTGTGAAGAAGATCCTGATCGCTTCCGGCCTGCGCTACGACCTCGCGGTCGAGTCGCCGGAATACGTCAAGGAGCTGGTCACCCACCACGTCGGTGGCTACCTCAAGATCGCCCCGGAACACACCGAGGAAGGTCCGCTCAACCAGATGATGAAGCCGGGCATTGGCAGCTATGACAAGTTCAAGCGCATGTTCGAGAAGTACACCAAGGAAGCGGGCAAGGAGCAGTACCTGATCCCTTACTTCATCGCGGCTCACCCGGGCACCACCGATGAAGACATGATGAACCTGGCCCTGTGGCTCAAGGGCAACGGCTTCCGCGCCGACCAGGTGCAGGCGTTCTACCCGTCGCCGATGGCCACCGCCACCGCGATGTACCACTCGGGCAAGAACCCGCTGCGCAAGGTCACCTACAAGAGCGACGCGGTGACCATCGTCAAGAGCGAGGAGCAGCGCCGCCTGCACAAGGCGTTCCTGCGCTATCACGACCCGAAGGGCTGGCCGATGCTGCGTGAAGCGTTGACCCGCATGGGCCGTGCCGACCTGATCGGGCCGGGCAAGGACCAACTGATCCCGCTGCACCAGCCGAGCACCGACAGCTACCAGAGCGCCCGTCGCAAGAACTCGACGCCGGCCGGTAGCCACAAGGTCGCCAAGGAAACTACCACCAAGATCCTTACCCAGCACACCGGCCTGCCGCCCCGTGGCAGCGACGGCAGCAACCCGTGGGACAAGCGTGAGCAAGCCAAGGCGGCGGCCCAGGCGCGTAACAAGCAGGCGGCCAAGGAACGCAGCGATGCGGCCAAGGGCAAGGGCGGCAAGCCGGCCCGCAAGCCGGTCGTGCCGCGTTGA
- a CDS encoding Hcp family type VI secretion system effector, with amino-acid sequence MATDMFLKLGDIKGESKDQVHRDEIEISKWGWGMSQTGSMHTGSGGGAGKVNIENLSISKVMDKSSPNLMMACSTGKHYPEARLVVRKAGGSSAVEYLVITMKEVMVISYQTDAVTTDDTLTEVIGLNFATVEVSYQPQKADGGKDGGAVKYGWNIRQNIKT; translated from the coding sequence ATGGCAACCGATATGTTTTTGAAGCTGGGGGACATCAAGGGTGAGTCCAAGGATCAGGTGCATCGCGATGAAATCGAGATCAGCAAATGGGGCTGGGGCATGTCCCAGACAGGCTCCATGCATACCGGCAGCGGCGGCGGTGCCGGCAAGGTCAATATTGAAAACCTGTCCATCTCCAAGGTCATGGACAAATCTTCACCCAACCTCATGATGGCCTGCTCTACTGGCAAGCATTACCCCGAGGCCAGGCTGGTGGTGCGCAAGGCTGGCGGCAGCAGTGCCGTGGAGTATCTGGTGATCACGATGAAGGAGGTCATGGTCATCTCGTACCAGACCGATGCGGTAACGACAGACGACACATTGACTGAAGTCATCGGCCTGAACTTCGCCACGGTCGAAGTCAGTTACCAGCCGCAGAAAGCCGATGGTGGCAAGGACGGCGGCGCCGTCAAGTACGGCTGGAACATTCGCCAGAACATCAAAACCTGA
- a CDS encoding NAD synthetase — MTSNVLKDGFPSAHLTTRQWIESSIDLQKLFAAIDADPAIVGAGVVYLDAQLRAVVLREFQPICSVAPKTVILREAPSYVGRVEFARRLANEPRESQVAFEAVNAALACTSAVISWVVIAGGFGLSPFTFGGSGVAAAISVVGASASSVQCIMGFQRTRYEYVDPARNDELDSNEWYQAVTIGLDAASLLSIGNTAMSTIRFVNMLKKATGKNTHQVLKGLNRQERVKLTKELLSINHPDMTRKMVKLKQMAGEMPRRHTSAEVRRGTIMQMLDAVGAVSGVAGSVRSGNIRIIAVGLYEEISE, encoded by the coding sequence ATGACTTCCAACGTGTTGAAAGACGGGTTTCCCAGTGCGCATCTCACGACGCGGCAGTGGATAGAAAGCAGTATTGATCTGCAAAAGTTGTTTGCGGCGATTGATGCTGATCCCGCCATCGTCGGTGCGGGGGTGGTGTATCTCGATGCTCAGTTGCGTGCGGTTGTGTTGCGTGAGTTCCAGCCGATTTGCAGCGTGGCGCCGAAGACGGTGATTTTGCGTGAGGCGCCAAGCTATGTCGGACGGGTGGAGTTTGCTCGGCGGCTGGCGAATGAGCCGCGCGAGTCGCAGGTGGCGTTTGAGGCGGTGAATGCGGCGTTGGCGTGTACGTCGGCGGTGATTAGTTGGGTGGTGATAGCGGGTGGGTTCGGGTTGAGTCCATTTACTTTTGGGGGCTCTGGCGTAGCGGCTGCGATTAGCGTCGTAGGCGCCTCAGCCAGCAGTGTTCAGTGCATTATGGGTTTTCAGCGAACGCGATATGAATATGTAGACCCTGCGCGCAACGACGAGTTGGACAGCAATGAATGGTACCAAGCCGTAACTATTGGGCTGGATGCGGCTTCATTGTTAAGTATCGGCAACACGGCAATGTCTACGATCCGGTTCGTCAATATGCTTAAAAAGGCAACAGGAAAAAATACGCATCAGGTACTCAAAGGCTTGAATCGGCAGGAACGGGTAAAGCTCACCAAGGAATTACTGAGTATCAACCATCCTGATATGACCCGGAAAATGGTCAAACTCAAACAAATGGCTGGAGAGATGCCCAGGCGCCACACCTCGGCAGAAGTGAGGCGTGGGACCATCATGCAGATGCTCGATGCCGTTGGCGCGGTGTCGGGCGTTGCTGGCAGCGTGCGGTCCGGGAACATACGGATCATCGCGGTTGGGCTGTATGAGGAAATTTCAGAATGA